One Oceanispirochaeta sp. M1 DNA segment encodes these proteins:
- a CDS encoding alpha-mannosidase, giving the protein MNENTRIKDKMRSAYTPQQWLGVQINQIYDRRFTEIVQIEKWDKKECFYREPGKYDWIDSEWKDYTAGENWGGDKRTAFFRTEVTIPAGFDKKYTVLNLNPGGEGVLKVDGIYTGGLDIKHDVIFLTDCAKAGDKYNLEIEIYCNEMEVDAVIHNFSVSEICVLDREIEDSFYDFICLFDIMETPQASSEVIAFLLIELRNAMAVIDFSEKSESVFKQGLISAAKYLKDHVYDSGRFPVEGRLNMVGHSHLDLVYQWDYNEFLRKIGRTHSTVLNMMKEFPDYLFSQSQLKLYEDLKTLYPEIYNRLKGRVAEGRWEVIGGMYVEPDCNLISGESLIRQLQLGLQITHDEFNQSSSVCWLPDVFGNAWFIPQILKKAGFKYFITNKPVIWNDTNEFPHSSFWWEGPDGSRILAHLPSTHFGANVNPDVMLTNWNEYKQKSVSKEAIYNYGYGDGRGGPNRKDLLTSRRFRKCPGIPKSELTHGEESFKRIEADITKIPVWKDEIYLETHRGTYTTQAKLKKNNRRAEILYKNVEVLSALASLDGAVYPADELLEGWKIILKNQFHDILPGSHVNTAFHDSIKDYDRAFEIGESLFDRGLKQLIAREEGKNSVAVFNTLSWERSDNVEMIFHVSGITNPIVLDSNGVEIPSQIIKQEGTIISLIAAVENIPSFGYKVFSLADGKSAFDSPFNYSENKIENDFFVIDFSDDGSIAAIFDKTNNKQIILPEGGANKFQMFEDVPGKYAAWDIVPTYKDREYPIPAVEKTEIVEDGPVRLVLKQVRNFYESRIEQKIVIYRNSPKIDFITDIDWTERDRLLKVGFPVEVNAMRAAYDMSYGYIERPTHDNTSWDAAKFEVAAHMWADVSEGDYGVSILNDCKYGFDISGNLMRMTLLKGPRYPDPLADIGHHSFTYSLFPHKGDWRSAETPQKAWELNDKLLTVPVTGEGISEKSYIKIDGDHVMLSALKLSEKGDALIIRVYEDQNKRGPVKISFHKEMIEAAECDLLENEIEEVIVQNGMIEFDIKPYEIRTFKIKF; this is encoded by the coding sequence ATGAATGAAAATACACGTATAAAGGACAAAATGCGGAGTGCATATACTCCTCAGCAATGGCTGGGTGTTCAGATTAACCAGATTTATGATCGACGTTTCACAGAGATAGTACAAATAGAAAAATGGGATAAAAAAGAATGTTTTTACCGGGAGCCCGGTAAGTATGACTGGATCGATAGTGAATGGAAAGATTATACAGCGGGAGAGAACTGGGGCGGTGATAAACGCACAGCATTTTTCCGGACTGAAGTAACAATTCCTGCTGGTTTTGATAAGAAATACACTGTTTTAAATTTAAACCCCGGCGGTGAAGGTGTTTTAAAAGTAGACGGGATATACACCGGAGGCCTCGATATTAAACATGATGTCATATTTCTGACAGATTGCGCAAAAGCCGGCGATAAATATAATCTTGAAATCGAAATTTACTGTAACGAAATGGAAGTAGATGCTGTTATCCACAATTTTTCAGTTTCAGAAATATGTGTTCTTGACAGAGAAATAGAAGATTCCTTTTATGACTTCATTTGTTTATTTGATATTATGGAAACCCCTCAGGCAAGTTCAGAAGTAATAGCCTTTTTACTGATCGAATTAAGAAATGCAATGGCAGTTATTGATTTTTCTGAAAAAAGTGAGTCCGTGTTTAAGCAGGGCCTTATTTCAGCAGCAAAATATCTGAAGGATCATGTTTACGATTCTGGTCGATTTCCTGTTGAGGGACGTTTAAACATGGTCGGTCATAGCCATTTAGACCTTGTTTATCAATGGGATTACAATGAGTTCCTCCGAAAGATCGGGAGAACCCACTCCACAGTACTCAATATGATGAAGGAATTTCCCGATTATCTTTTCTCTCAGAGTCAGCTGAAACTTTATGAGGATTTAAAAACACTCTATCCGGAAATTTACAATAGACTGAAAGGCCGGGTGGCAGAAGGAAGATGGGAAGTTATTGGAGGAATGTATGTAGAACCTGACTGTAATCTGATTTCAGGTGAATCTCTTATACGTCAACTCCAGCTAGGTCTGCAAATTACACATGATGAGTTTAACCAGAGTTCATCTGTCTGCTGGCTTCCCGATGTATTCGGTAATGCCTGGTTTATTCCTCAGATATTAAAAAAAGCTGGATTTAAATATTTCATTACGAATAAACCGGTTATCTGGAATGATACAAATGAATTCCCTCACAGTTCTTTCTGGTGGGAAGGACCAGACGGTTCAAGAATCCTGGCACATTTACCATCTACACATTTTGGAGCCAATGTTAATCCTGATGTAATGCTTACAAACTGGAATGAATACAAACAGAAATCAGTCAGTAAAGAAGCAATTTACAACTATGGCTATGGTGATGGAAGAGGCGGACCTAACAGAAAAGACCTACTGACTTCAAGAAGATTCAGAAAGTGTCCGGGAATCCCTAAATCCGAACTTACTCATGGTGAGGAATCATTCAAAAGAATTGAAGCTGATATAACAAAAATTCCTGTATGGAAGGATGAAATCTACCTTGAAACACATCGGGGAACATACACAACTCAGGCAAAGTTAAAAAAGAATAACAGAAGAGCTGAAATCCTATATAAAAATGTAGAAGTCCTCTCCGCCCTTGCAAGTCTCGATGGAGCAGTATATCCGGCGGATGAATTACTGGAAGGCTGGAAAATAATACTCAAAAATCAGTTCCACGATATACTGCCGGGATCCCATGTAAACACCGCCTTTCATGATTCTATAAAGGATTATGATAGAGCCTTTGAAATTGGTGAATCTTTATTTGACAGGGGTCTCAAACAACTTATTGCCAGAGAAGAAGGAAAAAATTCTGTAGCCGTTTTTAATACTCTGTCATGGGAACGAAGTGATAATGTAGAAATGATCTTCCATGTCTCGGGGATTACCAATCCCATTGTCCTTGACAGCAATGGAGTTGAAATACCTTCACAAATAATTAAGCAGGAAGGAACGATTATCAGTTTAATTGCTGCTGTAGAAAATATTCCTTCTTTCGGGTACAAAGTTTTCAGCCTTGCTGATGGAAAATCTGCATTTGACTCTCCCTTTAACTATTCAGAAAATAAAATTGAAAATGATTTTTTTGTAATTGATTTTTCTGATGATGGTTCAATAGCAGCTATTTTTGACAAGACAAATAATAAGCAGATTATTTTACCCGAAGGTGGAGCTAACAAATTCCAGATGTTCGAAGATGTTCCTGGAAAATATGCGGCATGGGATATTGTTCCTACATATAAAGATAGAGAATACCCCATTCCAGCTGTTGAAAAAACAGAAATAGTTGAAGATGGGCCCGTAAGACTTGTACTTAAACAGGTACGGAATTTTTATGAATCCCGTATTGAGCAGAAAATAGTTATTTATAGAAATTCTCCAAAAATAGATTTTATTACAGATATCGACTGGACAGAGAGAGATCGTTTATTGAAAGTAGGATTCCCTGTAGAAGTAAACGCCATGAGAGCCGCCTATGATATGTCATATGGATATATTGAACGGCCTACACACGATAATACATCATGGGATGCTGCTAAATTTGAAGTTGCGGCTCATATGTGGGCTGATGTTTCTGAAGGTGATTATGGTGTGAGTATACTTAATGACTGTAAATATGGTTTTGATATTTCAGGAAATCTTATGCGGATGACTCTTTTAAAAGGACCCCGGTATCCAGATCCCTTAGCAGATATTGGGCATCACAGTTTTACATACAGTCTTTTCCCCCATAAAGGAGACTGGAGAAGTGCTGAAACACCACAAAAAGCATGGGAACTGAATGATAAACTTCTTACAGTTCCAGTTACCGGTGAAGGCATTTCAGAAAAATCATATATAAAAATTGACGGTGACCATGTCATGCTTTCCGCATTGAAGCTAAGTGAAAAAGGTGATGCTTTAATTATCAGAGTTTACGAAGATCAGAACAAAAGAGGTCCGGTGAAGATTTCTTTCCACAAAGAGATGATTGAAGCGGCAGAATGTGATCTGCTGGAGAATGAAATCGAGGAAGTCATAGTTCAAAACGGCATGATTGAATTTGATATTAAACCTTACGAAATTCGGACTTTTAAAATAAAATTCTGA
- a CDS encoding HAD family hydrolase, whose translation MNRKYTVFIDCGDTLADESTEIYIKGELVKSADLIPGAKELILTLKEKGYRVALVADGLTQSFRNILKQHDLWDKFDCHTISEEVGVNKPHQNMFRTAAEALGIKDEDFSSILMVGNNLSRDIKGANALGIKSVFQSWSPRYPREPSEQSESPDYTIEKPLDLLLLLEKLEGS comes from the coding sequence ATGAATAGAAAATACACAGTGTTTATTGATTGCGGCGATACTCTCGCTGACGAAAGTACAGAAATATATATAAAGGGTGAACTGGTCAAATCGGCTGACCTGATTCCCGGTGCGAAGGAATTGATTCTGACACTCAAAGAAAAAGGCTACCGAGTGGCCCTGGTGGCAGATGGGCTGACTCAGTCCTTTAGGAATATCCTGAAACAGCATGATCTCTGGGATAAATTCGATTGTCACACAATTTCGGAAGAGGTGGGTGTCAATAAACCACACCAGAATATGTTCAGAACTGCCGCTGAAGCTCTTGGAATCAAAGATGAGGATTTTTCTTCCATACTCATGGTGGGTAATAATCTGAGCCGCGATATAAAAGGAGCCAATGCCCTGGGAATTAAAAGTGTCTTTCAGTCCTGGTCTCCCCGTTATCCCAGGGAGCCATCTGAGCAGAGTGAATCTCCCGATTATACTATCGAAAAACCTCTTGATCTTCTGCTCCTTCTTGAAAAGCTGGAAGGGTCATGA
- a CDS encoding LacI family DNA-binding transcriptional regulator, with protein MKKVTSFDVAKEAGVSRATVSYVLNNVKKENISDKTKEKVMKVVRELGYVPNAAGKALASKRTRNIGLVCLESHMSHSFLLQIINGLTKIVRKHDLRLLIDTIPDGAGGHAILNLSQTKSIDGLVLFETREHDKELQTLIDEKFPVVIIGEYSNKRVCSVDVDVPASAQKAVEHLIELNHRKIGCITNSPLIYTAGTGRLNGYRKALENAGIEYDESIVRYGEFTAQSGFEAMNDLLMNKGNEFTAMFVASDTVAFGAMRAIDAAGLRIPEDIAVMGYDNVPIAKFSNPPLSTVHFSGIQMGMDAGEMLIELIDDKIKPGVRKLQEIKIMKRQSTIGIL; from the coding sequence ATGAAGAAGGTTACAAGTTTTGACGTGGCAAAAGAAGCGGGCGTATCCCGGGCGACGGTCTCATATGTTTTAAATAATGTAAAAAAAGAAAATATTAGCGACAAAACTAAAGAGAAAGTTATGAAAGTTGTTCGAGAGCTGGGGTATGTCCCAAATGCAGCCGGCAAAGCTCTGGCCAGTAAACGAACAAGGAATATTGGTCTCGTCTGCCTCGAAAGCCATATGTCCCATTCTTTCCTCCTTCAGATTATAAATGGACTGACAAAGATCGTCCGAAAACATGATCTTCGCCTTCTCATTGATACAATCCCCGATGGAGCAGGCGGCCATGCAATTCTAAACCTCAGTCAGACTAAAAGTATTGACGGACTGGTTCTTTTCGAAACGAGAGAGCACGATAAAGAGCTGCAGACTCTTATAGATGAGAAATTTCCTGTGGTCATAATCGGTGAGTATTCAAACAAAAGAGTCTGCTCAGTTGATGTTGATGTTCCCGCTTCCGCCCAAAAAGCTGTAGAACATCTAATTGAACTGAATCACCGCAAAATTGGCTGTATTACCAATTCGCCATTAATCTACACCGCTGGAACCGGACGTCTCAACGGATATAGAAAAGCCCTGGAGAATGCAGGGATAGAATACGATGAAAGCATTGTCCGTTATGGAGAATTTACTGCTCAAAGTGGTTTTGAAGCAATGAATGATCTACTGATGAATAAAGGAAATGAGTTCACTGCTATGTTTGTGGCCAGTGATACTGTTGCATTTGGAGCCATGAGAGCTATTGATGCGGCGGGACTTAGAATTCCCGAAGATATAGCCGTCATGGGATACGACAATGTGCCTATTGCGAAATTCAGCAATCCTCCCCTTTCAACTGTTCATTTTTCTGGAATCCAGATGGGTATGGATGCCGGAGAAATGCTTATTGAACTGATAGATGACAAAATCAAACCCGGAGTAAGAAAACTTCAGGAAATTAAAATAATGAAAAGACAGTCAACCATAGGAATATTATAA
- a CDS encoding ABC transporter ATP-binding protein yields the protein MSDIILKVHKLNKVFFSKGTELKAVNDLSFEVKKGETIGIVGESGCGKSTLGRCIVNSIAATSGSILYNSSENIEYDIAKIDKKSLKKVRKEIQLIFQDPYSSLNPRMSVFDIISEPLKVNYKLPKREVETRVKAIAKKVGLNPSYLKRYPHAFSGGQRQRIGIARALIFEPELIVCDEAVSALDVSVQAQVVNLLKDLQNELGLTYLFISHDLSVVEYIADKIGVMYLGKLVEYAATDEMFKNPLHPYTEALLSAVPIADPNIESLHIPLEGEIPNPVNPPGGCFFHTRCKYCVEKCKTESVELIEIEKGRSVACHRVKELNLQGII from the coding sequence ATGTCTGATATCATACTGAAAGTCCATAAACTGAATAAAGTCTTCTTCTCAAAAGGCACTGAACTCAAAGCAGTTAACGATCTCAGCTTCGAAGTTAAAAAAGGTGAAACCATCGGGATCGTAGGTGAGTCAGGATGTGGAAAATCCACATTGGGCCGATGTATAGTCAACAGCATAGCTGCTACCAGCGGAAGCATATTATACAACTCTTCTGAAAATATCGAATATGACATCGCAAAAATTGACAAAAAAAGTCTTAAAAAAGTAAGAAAAGAAATTCAGCTGATTTTCCAGGACCCATACTCATCACTCAATCCTAGAATGTCTGTTTTTGATATTATCTCCGAACCCCTGAAGGTAAATTACAAATTGCCCAAAAGAGAAGTCGAAACACGGGTAAAAGCCATTGCAAAAAAAGTAGGATTAAATCCAAGTTATTTGAAAAGATACCCTCATGCTTTTTCCGGTGGACAGCGGCAGAGAATAGGTATTGCCAGAGCTCTGATATTTGAACCGGAACTGATTGTCTGTGATGAGGCTGTATCAGCCCTGGATGTTTCTGTTCAGGCACAGGTAGTAAACCTGTTGAAAGATCTCCAGAACGAACTTGGTTTAACCTATTTATTCATAAGTCATGATCTCTCAGTAGTAGAATATATTGCCGACAAAATAGGTGTTATGTATCTCGGAAAATTAGTGGAATATGCTGCAACCGATGAGATGTTCAAAAACCCTCTGCATCCCTATACAGAAGCACTGTTATCTGCCGTACCTATAGCAGATCCGAACATAGAAAGTTTACACATTCCTCTCGAAGGAGAGATTCCAAATCCGGTAAATCCTCCTGGAGGTTGTTTTTTTCATACGAGATGCAAATACTGCGTTGAGAAATGTAAAACAGAAAGTGTAGAACTGATTGAAATAGAAAAAGGCCGTTCTGTTGCCTGCCATAGAGTGAAAGAACTGAATCTGCAGGGAATCATATAA
- a CDS encoding ABC transporter ATP-binding protein: MKNNIKENNEIIIDIKDMTIEIPLDEGLLTPVRGLSFDIKANETLGLVGESGCGKSLTSKAILGINSSKCKTGGEINFFSEGKMINLLDSKAVSQKEMRNIRGKVISMIFQEPMSAFSPLFTVGNQLSEAVILHITKDKVKARDIVIKMMNRVGIANSEERYKQYPHEFSGGMLQRALIAMALVCSPKLLIADEPTTALDVTIQAQILELMKELQKEFRMAILYITHDLGTVARMCDKVAVMYLGRIVEFASVKEIFANPLHPYTKGLMGSVHKIGSAKDKLASIEGTVPLAMNLPDRCSFYDRCVLKDEANCNRIEPTLVEVSKDHFVNCYNLDQIKKQEAENV; the protein is encoded by the coding sequence ATGAAAAATAATATAAAAGAAAACAATGAAATTATTATAGATATAAAAGATATGACCATTGAGATTCCCCTGGACGAAGGTCTGCTCACACCGGTAAGAGGGCTGAGTTTTGATATCAAAGCCAATGAAACCCTGGGTCTTGTGGGAGAATCAGGCTGTGGTAAAAGTTTAACCTCAAAAGCTATTCTCGGAATAAATAGCAGCAAATGCAAAACCGGCGGAGAGATTAACTTTTTCAGTGAAGGTAAAATGATAAACCTTCTAGACAGTAAAGCCGTTTCTCAAAAAGAAATGCGGAACATAAGAGGAAAAGTCATTTCAATGATTTTCCAGGAACCTATGTCAGCATTTTCTCCACTATTCACCGTGGGAAACCAGCTCAGCGAGGCTGTAATACTTCATATAACCAAAGATAAAGTAAAGGCCAGAGATATTGTTATCAAAATGATGAATCGTGTAGGCATTGCTAATTCGGAAGAGCGCTATAAACAGTATCCTCATGAATTCTCCGGGGGAATGCTGCAAAGAGCTTTAATAGCCATGGCCCTGGTGTGCAGTCCCAAACTGCTTATTGCCGATGAACCTACTACAGCCCTTGATGTAACCATACAAGCTCAGATACTTGAGCTGATGAAAGAGCTTCAAAAAGAGTTCAGAATGGCAATATTATACATCACTCATGATCTGGGTACTGTAGCGAGAATGTGCGATAAAGTGGCGGTCATGTACCTTGGCCGTATTGTTGAGTTTGCATCAGTCAAAGAGATATTTGCCAATCCTCTGCATCCCTATACAAAAGGATTGATGGGCTCAGTTCATAAGATAGGCAGTGCCAAGGATAAGCTGGCATCAATCGAGGGAACTGTACCCCTTGCCATGAACCTTCCGGACCGCTGTTCTTTTTATGACAGGTGTGTCCTAAAAGACGAAGCGAATTGCAACCGTATAGAACCGACACTTGTGGAAGTGAGTAAAGACCATTTTGTGAATTGCTATAACCTTGATCAAATTAAAAAGCAGGAGGCGGAGAATGTCTGA
- a CDS encoding ABC transporter permease → MSSTLQNLRTFLHSIKDKKLREERKRQKEIRRQEKYYMASQWSLMYRKLIKHHLAVISFIILGLLYFGAIFAGFLAPQGLEEYSGTYSNAPPSKVHLYHENVYIGPFVYAYSISYDDYENKIFKEDKSIPHKIDFFVKGTSYKILGFIKSETHLFGIDNSTVPEGKEAVSFMLFGSDQLGRDLYSRILLGSQISLTVPLLGTCLTFFLALILGGLSGYYGGWVDIVIQRIIEVLMSFPSLPLWMALSAAIPPGVAVTKVYIYIVVIMSLITWPALARIVRSKFLSLKNEDYITAARLIGVSDIMIIFKHLIPGFMSYLIVSLTLAIPSMIIGETAMSFLGLGMRAPATSWGVLLQESQSISSIANNPWKLIPVLFVIITVLAFNFLGDGLRDAADPYK, encoded by the coding sequence ATGAGCAGCACATTACAAAATCTTAGAACCTTCCTCCATAGTATTAAAGATAAGAAACTCCGGGAAGAAAGAAAAAGACAGAAAGAAATTCGAAGACAGGAAAAATATTACATGGCTTCTCAATGGAGCCTGATGTACCGTAAATTGATCAAACACCACCTGGCTGTAATCAGTTTTATCATACTGGGTTTATTATATTTCGGAGCCATATTTGCGGGTTTTCTGGCACCCCAGGGGCTTGAAGAATACTCCGGAACCTATTCAAACGCTCCTCCGAGCAAGGTACATCTGTACCATGAAAATGTGTATATCGGCCCATTTGTCTATGCATATTCAATATCCTATGATGATTATGAAAACAAAATATTTAAAGAAGATAAAAGCATACCCCATAAAATTGATTTCTTTGTAAAAGGGACTTCATACAAAATTTTAGGATTTATAAAAAGTGAGACCCATTTATTCGGCATAGACAACAGCACAGTACCAGAAGGGAAGGAAGCTGTCTCCTTTATGTTATTTGGATCTGACCAGCTGGGCCGTGATCTCTATTCCAGAATATTACTGGGAAGTCAGATATCTTTAACGGTACCCCTGCTTGGAACCTGTCTCACATTCTTTCTGGCTCTTATTCTTGGTGGTTTATCGGGATATTATGGCGGATGGGTTGATATAGTGATACAAAGAATTATTGAAGTCCTCATGTCTTTCCCTTCCCTACCACTTTGGATGGCCTTATCCGCGGCAATCCCACCGGGTGTGGCAGTTACCAAAGTATATATCTATATTGTAGTTATTATGTCCCTTATAACTTGGCCAGCTCTTGCTCGAATTGTCCGAAGCAAGTTCCTGTCCCTTAAAAATGAAGATTACATCACTGCTGCAAGGCTTATAGGTGTCAGTGACATAATGATAATATTCAAGCATCTGATCCCGGGATTTATGAGTTATTTAATTGTTAGTCTAACTCTTGCCATTCCAAGTATGATCATTGGTGAAACAGCCATGAGTTTCCTCGGGCTGGGTATGCGTGCACCAGCCACCAGTTGGGGGGTGTTGCTGCAGGAGTCACAAAGTATCTCAAGCATTGCAAACAATCCCTGGAAGTTGATCCCTGTTCTGTTTGTTATAATCACAGTTTTAGCATTTAACTTTTTAGGTGATGGTTTACGCGATGCTGCTGACCCATATAAATAA
- a CDS encoding ABC transporter permease, whose protein sequence is MLKFISKRLLMALLTIWLITFVVFFVIQLPPGDFVDTMVTSMIAEGETVTASDIAIMKATYGMDQPMISQYYNWISGVVTGDWGISLYYNQNVLKLINETLGNTLLLSFITLIFTYAVSIPIAIYSARHQYSLFDYIFSFIGFLGMAIPNFLLAILLMFVSYKWLGRPIMGLFPDGGVTDWASFLDFLSRLVIPVIVIGTGGTCALIRTIRAQMLDELEKPYVLATRAKGVSEHTITYKYSMKSVLNPIVSGLGPMIKGIFTGSTITAIVLMLPTNGPVLLKALQTQDFYVSGGILLISAILVVLGTVLSDILLAVLDPRIKTMEGKN, encoded by the coding sequence ATGTTAAAATTTATTTCAAAACGATTGTTAATGGCCTTATTGACAATATGGCTTATAACCTTCGTTGTCTTTTTTGTTATACAGCTGCCGCCTGGTGATTTTGTTGATACCATGGTAACAAGCATGATTGCGGAAGGGGAAACAGTAACGGCATCAGACATAGCCATTATGAAAGCTACCTACGGCATGGATCAACCCATGATTTCACAATACTATAATTGGATTTCGGGTGTTGTGACCGGAGACTGGGGGATATCCCTCTATTACAATCAGAATGTATTAAAACTCATAAATGAAACACTGGGCAATACACTGTTACTTTCCTTTATTACTCTGATCTTTACCTACGCCGTATCAATTCCCATAGCCATATATTCAGCAAGACATCAATATTCCCTGTTTGATTATATATTCAGTTTCATTGGCTTCCTCGGAATGGCAATACCAAACTTTCTCCTGGCTATTCTGCTTATGTTTGTATCCTACAAGTGGCTGGGAAGACCCATTATGGGACTGTTTCCTGATGGCGGTGTAACGGACTGGGCCAGTTTTCTTGATTTTTTATCAAGACTGGTTATCCCGGTTATTGTAATAGGAACAGGTGGAACATGTGCTCTTATACGTACAATACGTGCTCAGATGCTGGATGAGCTGGAAAAACCTTATGTCTTAGCTACCCGTGCAAAAGGTGTCAGTGAGCATACTATTACCTATAAGTATTCAATGAAATCCGTACTGAATCCGATCGTCAGTGGTCTTGGCCCCATGATCAAGGGGATTTTCACAGGATCAACGATTACAGCCATCGTATTGATGCTTCCTACCAATGGTCCAGTACTCTTAAAAGCCCTACAGACTCAGGACTTTTATGTTTCAGGAGGTATTTTACTCATTTCGGCTATTTTAGTTGTTCTGGGTACGGTTCTATCGGACATATTACTGGCGGTTCTCGACCCCAGGATTAAAACAATGGAAGGGAAGAATTGA